Genomic DNA from Labilibaculum sp. DW002:
AATGTGAAAATTGCTGAGATTAATTCAAAAGAAGATCAGCAGAAAAAGGATTTGTACAATTTTACTTTAAAACCATGTAAGATTTTAATTGTTGATGATTTGAAGTTTAACATATTGGTTTTAAAAAGGATCATTCAATCAGAAGGAGTTACTTTCATGGAAGCTGAAAATGGGGAAGAGGCTCTGGAAGTAATGGAATCGGAACAACCAGATATTGTTTTTATGGATATTCGAATGCCAGGAATGAATGGATATGATGCCACCGAAATAATTAAAAAGAATCCTGATTGGAATCACATACCTATTGTTGCATTTACTGCTTCTGTAGTAAATGAAGAGTTAGAACGTGTACGAGAACTTTTTGATGAATTTTTACAAAAGCCTGTTTTTAGAAAAGATGTTTTTGCTGTTCTTAAAAAGTTCCTTCCAATAAATGAAATAGATGAAGCTGAAGTAGAAGAGGATGAGAATGAAGAGTTAATGTCTGAAGAATGCAGAGCAAAATTGCCTGAGCTTATAGAAGCTTTAGAAAATGGATTTATTAGTGAATGGCAAAAGATTAAAAATGATTTAATTATTTATGAAATCGAAGAATTCAGTCAGAGTTTGTCTGTTTTTGCATTTAAAAAATCTTGCTACATACTAGATAAATATTGTAGTGAATTAGATTTGGCGATACAATCGTTTGATATAGAGTTGATAGAGGATAGATTGAATCGATTTGATGCGCTAATTGAAAATTTGAGAGGACAACTTACTTAAATAATTTAATATGTTAAATAAAGCCTTGCAATAATTATTGCGAGGTTTTTTTTGCCTTAAGAATTATTTCGATGAAGAATTTTGTATCTTAGAATCAAGCCACTTGTTAAAAATCCCTTAATTGTCTGTTCTAAGTTTAGTTATTTTTTAAAGTATTTGTAAAAACAACTACTTTAGCAGATCAAAATATCAAATCATGAAGTTAGATCAATTGAAATTAAATATAGATGAAATTCCATTCAAGAAATCGTTAAGTTTTTTGCCTTTAATTAACATGTTGAAGGAAGAGAAAAAGAACGGTTTTAATTTGCAGGCAGAATCTATATTGCGTGTGATCGAGGGAAATACATCATTGTTGAAAGCAGATTTTGACATTAAAGAAGTTGGGAAGTTTGAAAAAGAGATTCATGCATTAATGTCTTATTTTTTTACGCCAACCCAATATAAAAATGACATTGGTGTTGCCTCAAGTCCTTTCGATGACCATAATTTTTATTTTACTCCGAACTATTTGAAAGTTTATGGGGACGAGAATATTGAAATAGAGATGGTCGAGCAAAAGAAACAAGATAAGTGTTACATGACTTTTACAATGTTGATGTATGCTTATTTGATGATTTTGCCAAAGTTTTACAAGTTTAATTTGAATATGGACTATCTGTTTATGTATCGTATGACCGATAAATTAAATGGCTTAGTTAGGTATTATAAAATAGAGTTTAATGAGAAATGTGTGGATGTCACCCATAATGGAACTATCCCAGTTGCTTCGGAAGATGATATTCGAGAGATGATTAATGATCCAATGAATTTGGATTTTTGGTTAAAAACAATTCCTCTTAATAATTTTACATTTAGAGGTTTTTTAACCTTTCGATATGTTGATGTAACTCAAATTGAGGTAATTTCATCACTTAAATCTCAATTGTTAGAAAAGTCTTCAATTCTTAACAATAATAATTTCAATGATTTAGAACAAAACATACGCTCTTTGTTGTCACTGCCTAATTTAAACTTGGGTGTATTGGCTTTAGCAATGTCCCAAGGGAATGTAGATAATCCTGCTGATTTTTGGCACGGGTTCGTTGACCCTAACAAATATAAATGTGATGCTTATCAAGGAACCATTTACGAGGAAGCAGCAAAATCTGGAGCTCCTGTTTTAATTAATGACCTTGCTAAAAGGCCTAATTTAAAACCTTTGGAACAAGAGTTGTTAAATTTGGGGATAAGAAATATTAGTATTATACCATTGCATTACGAAGGAGAGCTCGTTGGTATGATGGAATTGGGTTCACCCAAAGCTTTTGATATCAGCTTTACAAAACTTAGAATAATAAAAGATGTAATTCCTGTTTTCTCTATTGCCGTAAAAAGAACTAGCGATGAGTTACGAAATAGAATTGAAGCAACCATAAAAGAGGAGTGTACCGCTATTCATCCAAGTGTTGAGTGGAGATTTCAGCAAGCTGCGGGCAATTTATTAAATAAGAAGGAGTTGGGTGAGACTGTACAAATGGAGGAGATTGTTTTTAAAGAGGTGCATCCATTATATGGAGCAATTGATGTAAGACATTCTTCTGTAATTCGAAATCAAACCATTCAGGATGATTTGGTAGAACAATTACAATTGGCTCGTAAAGTGCTGAGAGAGGCCTATGCAGATCGAAAAATGCCAATTTATGATCAATTAATTTATAAAATTGATTTCTTTATTGATGGAATCAGAAAAGGCTTATCTTCTGGTGATGAAATGAATGTATTGAATTTTATTCGTCATGATGTTGAGTCTCTATTTCCTCACTTTAAAGAGAATAGTGATTCTTTAATGCTTGCGATTGAAGAATATCATAACAATATCGATTCTGAATTGAATATCGTTTATAAGCGAAGAAAAGATTTTGAAGATAGTTTAGGTATCATAAACGATTGTGCGACTGCCTATATTGAGAAAGAACAAGAGAAAGCCCAAGAAATGTTTCCTCATTATTTTGAGAAATATCGGACGGATGGTGTTGAACACAATATTTATATTGGACAAAGTATTTCGGAACAAAAGCCTTTTGATCGTATTTACTTGAAGAATTTGCGTCTATGGCAACTGATTGTAAGTGCTGAGTTAGCAAGAAAAACAGAATCCCTAAAAGGAAGCTTACCGATCGATTTGGATGTTACTGGTTTAATTTTGGTACACAGCCAACCATTGGCAATCAGATTTAGACAAGATGAGAAAAAGTTCGATGTGGATGGTGCCTATAATATTCGTTATGAGATTGTTAAGAAGAGAATTGACAAGGCTGAAATAAAGGGAACAAATGAGCGTTTAACCCAACCAGGTAAGCTTGCTATTATCTTTAGTCAAGAAGGAGAAATGGTTGAATACCAGCGTTATTTAGAATATTTAGTGGCGAAAGGATATTTTGAAGATGATATTGAGCATCTTCAACTTGAAGATCTACAAGGAGTGTATGGTTTAAGAGCTATTCGAGTAACAGTTAAAAAGGGTGTTGAACCCAAGGAAGCACTAGTTGTCGCTAAGGAACTAAAATTGAACGATTAAATATATTATTCATAAGAAGTTACATAATTTTATGCTATCAAAAGCTTTTTGGCTTAGTTTGGTCTTATCAACAATAAGTTTATCAAGTTATGCTCAGATAATGGGCAATAATTTTAATGAAAATGAGCGTCCAAAAATTGGACTTGTCCTTAGTGGTGGAGGGGCCAAAGGTTTTGCCCACGTAGGTGTACTCAAGGTAATTGATGAATTAGGGATTCCTATTGATTACATTGCTGGAACTAGTATGGGCAGTATTATTGGTGGCTTTTATGCAATTGGTTATTCTGCTACTGATATTGAAAAAATAATTTTAAATCAGAATTGGGAAGAACTTCTGTCAGATCATGTTTCAAGAAAGTTTGTGCCAATCTATGAAAAAACTGATTTTGAGCGTTACATCTTGTCATTTCCAATTAAACCAAAAGGGATAGAATTACCAAGTGGTATTGTAGGTGGACAAAATGTGATTAATTTATTTGAGAGTTTAACTATAGATTACCATAACGAGACAGATTTCAGTAAACTTCCTATACCATTTTTATGTATTGCTACGGATCTTGAAACTGGAGAAGCTGTTGTTCTTGATGAGGGTTATCTTCCAGAAGCAATGCGGGCAAGTATGGCAATTCCTACTCTTTTCGAGCCAGTTGAAATTGACGGAAAACTATTGGCAGATGGTGGTATGATTAATAACTTCCCAGTTAAAGAGGTCCTTAAAATGGGTGCTGATATTGTTATTGGTGTTGATGTTCAGTCAGGAGCAAAATCGAAAAAAGAACTTAAATCTTTACTGGATATTGTAAATCAAACAGTCTCTTTGATGGCACTTGCTAATTTTAAAGAGAATGTAAAATATTGTGATATTTATATCAAACCAGATATAAATAATTATTCTGTAGGTAGTTTTGAAGAAGCAGATTCGTTGATACAAAAAGGAGAAGAGATTGCTAAACAATTTATACCAGCACTAAAAGAATTAAAAGAAAAATATGAATTGGTAGCTCCAATAAAGAAAACTTATTTGCCTCCAAGTGATACTTCTTCATTTTATTTGAAAAACCTAGAGGTTGTAGGCTTGCATCAAGTAAGTCATTCATTATTAGAAGGAAAGTTGAATTTGGATATGGATTCCAAGATTAGCTTGTCGGAATTGAAGAATGGAATTAACCGTATTTATGGAAGCCGATATTTTAATCATGTAGATTTTCAGTTAAAAGGCGAGGAGGAAAAAACTCTTTTACTGAGAGTTAAGGAAAGAACAACGAAACGTTTTAATGTTGGTTTGCATTACGATAGTGATAATAATGCGGCGGTGCTTCTTAATACCACATTTAGGAATAAATTAAGAAGTGGATCACGCTTATCTTTTGATTTAAAATTATCTGAAAATCCACGATTCAAAACTACCTATACAATTGATAATGGTATTAAGCCTGGTCTGAATTTAGAAGCAGAATTTAACGATTCTGAAGTATCTGCTTTTGATGATAATGGAAAGAAGGTTGCTACTTATGATTTTAACTATATTAAGGCTGATTTTAATATTCATTCAATTATTCGAGAATCATATTCTTTTGGGATAGGTGGAAAAATGGAATACTATAACATTAATTCGGATGAAGTTTTAAGTGAGGGAATTATAGATAGGGAAGAGGATTATTTTTTCTCTTACTATGCATTTCTTAATATCGATTCGCATGATAAGGCATATTATCCTAAAAAAGGCATGTGTTTATACGGAGAGTATAAGTTGGTAACCAATAATGGTGCGAGTTTGGATGGAATGGAAAGACCAGCTTCTGTTGCCTATATGAAATTTAATAAAGCCATAAGTGTTAATCCTAACTTCACTATTTATCCTCAGTTTTATGGTCGAGTAGTATGGGGAAAAAATATACCTGGTTTTTATCAGTCTTATACTGGAGGTATGGATAAATCAGATTATTTTGACATTCAAATACCTTTTGTGGGTTTGAATAGATTTCAGTTTTCATCGACAAATGCATTTGTATTTCGAAGTGATTTTCAATACGAATTGTTTAAAAATAATTATTTGATATTAAAAGCCAACGCTGGAAAATTGGTGGAGGATGTTGATTCTAGCTTAAGCGAAGGAAAGTGGATTAAAGGCATCGGCTTAACTTATTCGTACAATAGTTTAATTGGGCCAATTGAATTTTCCTTAACGCACTCGGATGAAAAAGAAGGGATTTCGAATTATGTGAATTTGGGATTTTGGTTTTAACTCTATTGTTGTTAATTGATTTGGTAAGGATTTTTATATGAAGAGCTGCTTCTGTTTATTACTTCTTATTTTTACTGCTTTTTTGGGTTTGTTTGCTCAAGAGAAAGCTGATACTATTAAATATGATTGGAATCCTAGTGTAATTGGCGGTGGGCCGGTTCGGGGAATAGACATTTCTTATCATTCCAATTCCGATTTTGATGTGAATTCGACATCTAGTTTGTATGGCAATGGAAAGGGAAATATTGATCATAACCGTGTTTTTAAAACAAAGTTACGATTCCCAGTTCTGATTAAGGAAAAACTTAAGGTAGCAGGAGGTTTCGAGTACAGTGATGAAGAATTTCATTTCAAGAATATTGATGGAAATAAGTACCCCCTGTACCAGAGTTTGAATCAGAAAAATTTAAAGAGCATTGGTGGAAATGTTTATTTAATGACGCAATGGAAGGAGAATCGATTTTTCATCTTTCGTTTTAGTGCTAGGCTTAAAGGAGATTATTGGAAAGAACATATTGGAGATGTAAATAAATATACTTTTCTAAAAATGGAATTAAGCCCAATTATTGGCTGGAAAGTAAATCCTAAAAAATCCTGGGGTGTGGGAATTGCTTATTCCTATACTTTTGGAGATCCTTTATTGTTTCCTGTTTTTGTATACAATCATTCTTTTGCTGATAAATGGGGAATTGAAGCCTTTTTGCCTGCAAGAATAAAGTTGCGATATCAAGCCTCTAAACTTTGCTTTATAAATGCAAAAGCAAAATTAAATGGAGGTAGTTATAGTATTCATTTTGATGATCCCGAGCTAAGTGATTTTAAAACCTTAGAATTTAGACGTTCTGACGTGAATTTTTCTTTGGAAATCGAAAAGGGAATTACCGATTGGTTATGGACTTCGGTTGAATCAGGATATCGAACCAATATTAATTTTGATGTCACCAATAAGAATCATGCCTTAAGCTTGTCAGGTAGTAAATTAACTAAAGAAGACAACATTATTGACTCTTACGCTAAAGGAGGAATGTTCTTCAAATTTTCTGTCTTTATCGTACCATCCAAATCACTTCTAAAAAAGGTAGGCATTAGATAGAAAAGCAAGAGCAATATCTTATTTAAAAATATTGCTCTTTTAATGCTTATAAGTTGTTTGAGAAAATTGAAGGTGCAATATCTCTTAGGTTGTATCTTGACGCCATTGCTTCACCATAAGCACCAGCACTTCGAATTGCTATCAAGTCATTTCTTTTGGTTGCCGGTAACTCTACCGCCTTACCAAAACAATCCGATGATTCACAAATTGGACCAACTACATCGTAATTCTCATTCTCTCCATTAGAGCTAATGTTTTCTATTTTGTGATAAGCTTGGTACAATGCTGGGCGAAGTAATTCGGTCATACCTGCATCTAAAATGGCAAATTTTGTGTTAACCCCATTCTTCACATACAAAACCTTACTAATTAGGCTGCCACACTGTGCAACCATCGAACGACCTAGTTCAAAGTGAAGTTCTTGATTAGATGAAAGGTCTAGAAAATCATTAAAGATTTTAAAAAAGGTCTCAAAATCGGGAATAGCATTTTCGTCTGGCTGATTGTAGTCCACACCATAACCACCTCCAACATTGATGTGGTCAACAAGTATTTGTCGATCGATAAACCATTGCTTTATCTCATTAATTCGAAGGCATAGACCTTTAAAAACGCTTAAATCAGTAATTTGAGAACCAATATGGAAGTGCAAGCCGATTAATTCGATGTTTTTGAATGTAGCCAAACTTTCTACCACATTCTCAAATTCCCATCTGCTAATGCCAAATTTATTCTCTTCTACACCAGTAGTGATGTAATGATGTGTATTTGCGTTTACATTTGGGTTGATACGTATGGCAATTTTTGCAACTTTATTACTTTCGGCTGCCAATTCATTTATCAGTTCCATTTCTGGGATTGATTCACAATTAAAACAGAATATTTCTGATTCTAAAGCGGTTTGAATTTCTTGATCGGATTTTCCAACTCCAGCATAAACAATTTGATTTGCCTGAAAACCTGTTTCTAGAGATCTTTTAATTTCGTTACCACTCACGCAATCGGCACCAAAGCCATAAGATTGAACGGTAGACATTATTGTTGGATTTGCATTTGCCTTTACAGCGTAATGCACATGATATCCATATTTTGATGATTCTCTTTTGACTAATTCCAATGTATTTTGGAGAACCTCCATATCATAGTAGTAAAATGGAGTTGGTAGCGTTGAGAATTCGCTAACTTTTGAGCTGCTAAACATGATGAAATAAATTGTAGGTACAACAACTAAAATAAATGATTACTTAAGGCTCTTAATGCCTTTACCTTGTCTTCCTGGTTTACCAAAACCGAAATATTGTGTTTGCTTCCTCCATAGGAAATCATACGCAATGGAATATCTTCAAGAGCTTCCATTACCTTTTTAGCACTTCCTGCAGATTCGGAAATGAAGTCTCCTACTACACAAATAATCGAT
This window encodes:
- a CDS encoding DUF6268 family outer membrane beta-barrel protein, encoding MKSCFCLLLLIFTAFLGLFAQEKADTIKYDWNPSVIGGGPVRGIDISYHSNSDFDVNSTSSLYGNGKGNIDHNRVFKTKLRFPVLIKEKLKVAGGFEYSDEEFHFKNIDGNKYPLYQSLNQKNLKSIGGNVYLMTQWKENRFFIFRFSARLKGDYWKEHIGDVNKYTFLKMELSPIIGWKVNPKKSWGVGIAYSYTFGDPLLFPVFVYNHSFADKWGIEAFLPARIKLRYQASKLCFINAKAKLNGGSYSIHFDDPELSDFKTLEFRRSDVNFSLEIEKGITDWLWTSVESGYRTNINFDVTNKNHALSLSGSKLTKEDNIIDSYAKGGMFFKFSVFIVPSKSLLKKVGIR
- a CDS encoding patatin-like phospholipase family protein gives rise to the protein MGNNFNENERPKIGLVLSGGGAKGFAHVGVLKVIDELGIPIDYIAGTSMGSIIGGFYAIGYSATDIEKIILNQNWEELLSDHVSRKFVPIYEKTDFERYILSFPIKPKGIELPSGIVGGQNVINLFESLTIDYHNETDFSKLPIPFLCIATDLETGEAVVLDEGYLPEAMRASMAIPTLFEPVEIDGKLLADGGMINNFPVKEVLKMGADIVIGVDVQSGAKSKKELKSLLDIVNQTVSLMALANFKENVKYCDIYIKPDINNYSVGSFEEADSLIQKGEEIAKQFIPALKELKEKYELVAPIKKTYLPPSDTSSFYLKNLEVVGLHQVSHSLLEGKLNLDMDSKISLSELKNGINRIYGSRYFNHVDFQLKGEEEKTLLLRVKERTTKRFNVGLHYDSDNNAAVLLNTTFRNKLRSGSRLSFDLKLSENPRFKTTYTIDNGIKPGLNLEAEFNDSEVSAFDDNGKKVATYDFNYIKADFNIHSIIRESYSFGIGGKMEYYNINSDEVLSEGIIDREEDYFFSYYAFLNIDSHDKAYYPKKGMCLYGEYKLVTNNGASLDGMERPASVAYMKFNKAISVNPNFTIYPQFYGRVVWGKNIPGFYQSYTGGMDKSDYFDIQIPFVGLNRFQFSSTNAFVFRSDFQYELFKNNYLILKANAGKLVEDVDSSLSEGKWIKGIGLTYSYNSLIGPIEFSLTHSDEKEGISNYVNLGFWF
- the lysA gene encoding diaminopimelate decarboxylase, giving the protein MFSSSKVSEFSTLPTPFYYYDMEVLQNTLELVKRESSKYGYHVHYAVKANANPTIMSTVQSYGFGADCVSGNEIKRSLETGFQANQIVYAGVGKSDQEIQTALESEIFCFNCESIPEMELINELAAESNKVAKIAIRINPNVNANTHHYITTGVEENKFGISRWEFENVVESLATFKNIELIGLHFHIGSQITDLSVFKGLCLRINEIKQWFIDRQILVDHINVGGGYGVDYNQPDENAIPDFETFFKIFNDFLDLSSNQELHFELGRSMVAQCGSLISKVLYVKNGVNTKFAILDAGMTELLRPALYQAYHKIENISSNGENENYDVVGPICESSDCFGKAVELPATKRNDLIAIRSAGAYGEAMASRYNLRDIAPSIFSNNL
- a CDS encoding GAF domain-containing protein — its product is MKLDQLKLNIDEIPFKKSLSFLPLINMLKEEKKNGFNLQAESILRVIEGNTSLLKADFDIKEVGKFEKEIHALMSYFFTPTQYKNDIGVASSPFDDHNFYFTPNYLKVYGDENIEIEMVEQKKQDKCYMTFTMLMYAYLMILPKFYKFNLNMDYLFMYRMTDKLNGLVRYYKIEFNEKCVDVTHNGTIPVASEDDIREMINDPMNLDFWLKTIPLNNFTFRGFLTFRYVDVTQIEVISSLKSQLLEKSSILNNNNFNDLEQNIRSLLSLPNLNLGVLALAMSQGNVDNPADFWHGFVDPNKYKCDAYQGTIYEEAAKSGAPVLINDLAKRPNLKPLEQELLNLGIRNISIIPLHYEGELVGMMELGSPKAFDISFTKLRIIKDVIPVFSIAVKRTSDELRNRIEATIKEECTAIHPSVEWRFQQAAGNLLNKKELGETVQMEEIVFKEVHPLYGAIDVRHSSVIRNQTIQDDLVEQLQLARKVLREAYADRKMPIYDQLIYKIDFFIDGIRKGLSSGDEMNVLNFIRHDVESLFPHFKENSDSLMLAIEEYHNNIDSELNIVYKRRKDFEDSLGIINDCATAYIEKEQEKAQEMFPHYFEKYRTDGVEHNIYIGQSISEQKPFDRIYLKNLRLWQLIVSAELARKTESLKGSLPIDLDVTGLILVHSQPLAIRFRQDEKKFDVDGAYNIRYEIVKKRIDKAEIKGTNERLTQPGKLAIIFSQEGEMVEYQRYLEYLVAKGYFEDDIEHLQLEDLQGVYGLRAIRVTVKKGVEPKEALVVAKELKLND